From one Oncorhynchus keta strain PuntledgeMale-10-30-2019 chromosome 30, Oket_V2, whole genome shotgun sequence genomic stretch:
- the LOC118383663 gene encoding cysteinyl leukotriene receptor 1-like, producing MDLEEFDNVTLRYNVTNCPSIDEFRNQVYSTVYSIITVFGLAGNGFALLVLVKTFRQRSAFHIYMLNLAVSDLLCVSTLPLRVLYYVNKGHWNLGDFLCRLSSYALYVNLYCSVFFMTAMSVTRFLAIVFPVQNLRLVSERRARLVCVCIWVFICTVSSPFLMTGQHLHPATNKTKCFEPPERRTGGGLNKLIMLNYLSLAVGFVLPFLVILLCYIGIIRALLSRQHTAQRQKGAGSKAIRMIVIVMLAFLLCFMPYHIQRSVHLSFLSQTATSCSELVYMQKSVVVTLCLAASNSCFDPLLYFFSGEGFRRRLSSFRSTIRTQRQPQRQGSQPPLGRATKREREPVLPSTAETKGTATPGEGNKL from the exons gtgtACTCTACGGTGTACTCTATCATCACCGTGTTCGGCCTGGCCGGTAATGGGTTCGCCTTGTTGGTTCTGGTTAAAACGTTCCGTCAGCGTTCTGCGTTCCACATCTACATGTTGAACCTGGCCGTGTCCGACCTACTGTGTGTCTCCACGCTGCCGCTACGGGTCCTCTACTACGTTAATAAG GGTCATTGGAACCTGGGAGACTTCCTGTGCAGACTTTCGTCCTATGCCCTCTACGTGAACCTCTACTGCAGCGTGTTCTTCATGACTGCCATGTCCGTCACACGCTTCCTCGCCATCGTGTTCCCCGTGCAGAACCTGCGCCTGGTCTCAGAGCGTCGTGCCCgtctggtgtgtgtctgtatctgggtGTTCATCTGcactgtctcctcccccttcctcatgACTGGTCAACACCTCCACCCAGCCACCAATAAGACCAAGTGCTTCGAGCCTCCAGAGCGCAGAACAGGGGGCGGGCTTAATAAGCTCATCATGCTCAACTACTTATCATTGGCTGTGGGCTTCGTCCTTCCCTTCCTGGTCATCCTGCTGTGCTACATCGGGATCATTCGGGCCCTGCTGTCACGGCAACATACTGCACAGCGCCAGAAGGGGGCGGGGTCTAAGGCTATCCGAATGATCGTCATTGTGATGCTGGCATTCCTGCTGTGCTTCATGCCGTACCACATCCAGCGCTCCGTCCACCTCAGCTTCCTGTCCCAGACTGCCACTTCCTGTTCGGAGCTGGTGTACATGCAGAAGAGTGTGGTGGTGACACTCTGTCTGGCTGCCTCCAACTCCTGCTTCGACCCCCTGCTCTACTTCTTCTCTGGAGAGGGCTTCAGACGACGCCTGTCAAGCTTCAGGTCCACTATCAGGACACAGAGACAACCGCAGAGACAGGGGTCACAGCCACCGCTGGGGAgggcaacaaagagagagagagaaccggtCCTACCCAGCACAGCAGAGACAAAGGGCACAGCCACCCCTGGGGAGGGGAACAAGctatag